A window of the Dioscorea cayenensis subsp. rotundata cultivar TDr96_F1 chromosome 14, TDr96_F1_v2_PseudoChromosome.rev07_lg8_w22 25.fasta, whole genome shotgun sequence genome harbors these coding sequences:
- the LOC120276350 gene encoding uncharacterized protein LOC120276350, which produces MPRGRRRPRRRPASPPQEPMDLEQEVLDQSNAEEQPDLATLTGIMRELMLMMRNQNHQHASRGSRDLLTEFGQHAPSFEGTTDLIVVEYWVKQIERTFRAMQSPDEDKVRLASYMLRNSAALWFERELRLKGEDAFKTWEQFKEAFYAKYFPLSRRAQMERQFLNLKQGSMTVEEYEAEFDRLSQFAPSLVEDENNKSYRFVEGLKNHIRRALVPFLRLPYVDVVGIAKDLEITWQETQDSGRREQQWNRGLNPWKSQSSGSSFGHSKGKHRSRPYSRPSASSSGSGSRGSAGSVTQEIRSPTCGGHHSQAECRRAARTCFRCGSQKHFVAQCPQSPPWT; this is translated from the coding sequence ATGCCTAGGGGTAGACGGCGACCTCGCAGAAGGCCTGCAAGCCCACCCCAAGAGCCCATGGACTTGGAGCAGGAGGTTCTTGACCAGTCAAATGCTGAAGAACAACCAGATCTCGCCACTCTGACAGGCATCATGAGAGAGTTGATGCTAATGATGCGTAACCAGAACCATCAGCATGCTTCTAGAGGCAGTCGGGACCTACTGACAGAGTTTGGACAGCACGCACCATCGTTTGAAGGGACCACTGACCTGATAGTGGTCGAGTATTGGGTCAAACAGATAGAGAGGACCTTCCGGGCTATGCAAAGCCCTGATGAAGATAAGGTTAGACTGGCTTCATACATGCTCAGAAATAGTGCAGCCTTGTGGTTTGAGAGAGAACTACGCCTCAAGGGTGAAGATGCCTTCAAGACCTGGGAACAATTCAAGGAAGCCTTTTATGCCAAGTACTTCCCATTGAGCCGTCGAGCTCAAATGGAGAGGCAATTCTTAAATTTGAAACAGGGATCGATGACTGTGGAAGAGTATGAGGCAGAATTCGACAGGTTATCACAATTTGCTCCGTCCTTGGTAGAAGATGAAAACAACAAGTCCTATCGCTTTGTAGAGGGCCTGAAGAATCACATCCGGCGAGCTCTTGTACCATTCCTGAGGCTACCCTATGTTGATGTAGTTGGTATTGCTAAGGATCTGGAGATCACATGGCAAGAGACGCAGGATTCGGGTAGACGCGAACAGCAGTGGAATCGGGGTCTGAACCCTTGGAAGAGTCAGTCTTCCGGGAGTAGCTTTGGGCACTCCAAAGGGAAACATCGGTCACGACCTTACAGCAGGCCCTCGGCTTCATCATCTGGTTCTGGCAGTAGGGGCTCAGCTGGCAGTGTTACTCAGGAGATTCGGAGTCCTACTTGTGGAGGACATCATTCTCAAGCAGAGTGCAGACGCGCAGCCCGCACGTGTTTTAGATGCGGCAGTCAGAAACATTTTGTAGCCCAGTGTCCACAGAGCCCACCTTGGACTTAG